A region from the Clavibacter sp. A6099 genome encodes:
- a CDS encoding S8 family peptidase, which produces MTPGSGFPAPGTPAPARSGRRVARAAAVGILALVAVLPTATPAHADPVREREYWLADYGIEQAWQTTRGEGVKIAVIDTGVDASVADLRGAVVGGTDVSGVGSADGTEPVGASSEHGTMVASLLAGRGTGTGSGVIGVAPGASVLSVSVALGGPTPGARDEDAQIADAVRWAVDNGASVINMSLTRNSLDWPESWDRAFLYAYEHDVVVVAAAGNRGSGTTEVGAPATIPGVLAVAGVDRAGAASFDASSQGITIAVAAPSEQLVGVEPGGRYVQWSGTSGAAPLVSGVVALVRAAHPELEADDVVERVLATARQKGQPEIYGRGLVDAAAAVTADVAPASGKPLGDLAEWVRLYRRAPAATPDPAASATPDPAPAVPAGGPTPDPAAGALPTVGTLREVGIPALVLSVFAALAAAMAVVASRHFRRLLRKG; this is translated from the coding sequence ATGACCCCAGGGTCCGGCTTCCCCGCGCCAGGCACGCCGGCGCCGGCCCGGTCCGGGCGCCGCGTCGCGCGCGCGGCCGCCGTGGGGATCCTCGCCCTCGTCGCCGTGCTGCCCACCGCGACGCCCGCCCACGCGGATCCGGTGCGGGAGCGCGAGTACTGGCTCGCGGACTACGGCATCGAGCAGGCGTGGCAGACCACCCGCGGCGAGGGCGTGAAGATCGCAGTCATCGACACGGGCGTCGACGCGTCGGTCGCCGACCTGCGCGGCGCGGTCGTGGGCGGAACCGACGTCTCGGGAGTCGGATCCGCGGACGGCACCGAGCCCGTGGGCGCCTCGAGCGAGCACGGCACGATGGTCGCGTCGCTCCTCGCGGGCCGCGGCACGGGCACCGGATCCGGCGTCATCGGCGTCGCCCCGGGCGCGAGCGTCCTCAGCGTCTCTGTCGCGCTCGGCGGCCCGACCCCGGGCGCGCGCGACGAGGACGCGCAGATCGCCGACGCCGTCCGCTGGGCCGTCGACAACGGCGCGAGCGTCATCAACATGTCCCTCACCCGCAACTCGCTCGACTGGCCGGAGAGCTGGGACCGCGCCTTCCTCTACGCGTACGAGCACGACGTCGTGGTCGTCGCGGCCGCCGGCAACCGGGGGAGCGGCACCACCGAGGTCGGCGCGCCCGCGACGATCCCCGGCGTCCTCGCGGTCGCGGGCGTCGACCGCGCGGGAGCCGCGAGCTTCGACGCGTCCTCGCAGGGCATCACCATCGCGGTGGCCGCTCCCAGCGAGCAGCTCGTGGGCGTGGAGCCCGGCGGTCGGTACGTGCAGTGGAGCGGCACGAGCGGCGCGGCGCCCCTCGTGTCCGGCGTGGTCGCGCTCGTGCGGGCCGCGCATCCGGAGCTCGAGGCCGACGACGTGGTGGAGCGCGTGCTCGCCACGGCCCGGCAGAAGGGGCAGCCGGAGATCTACGGACGCGGGCTCGTCGACGCGGCCGCCGCCGTCACGGCCGACGTCGCGCCCGCGAGCGGCAAGCCGCTGGGCGACCTCGCCGAGTGGGTGCGCCTGTACCGCCGCGCGCCCGCCGCGACGCCGGATCCGGCCGCATCCGCCACTCCGGACCCCGCGCCCGCGGTGCCCGCCGGCGGCCCCACCCCCGACCCCGCTGCCGGCGCGCTGCCGACCGTCGGCACGCTCCGCGAGGTGGGGATCCCCGCCCTCGTCCTCTCCGTCTTCGCGGCGCTCGCGGCGGCCATGGCCGTCGTCGCATCGCGGCATTTCAGGCGGCTGCTCCGGAAGGGGTAG
- the eno gene encoding phosphopyruvate hydratase has product MAAIEAVNAREILDSRGNPTVEVEVLLEDGTFTRAAVPSGASTGAFEAYELRDGDAGRYLGKGVQKAVAAVVDEIGPAIQDLDAADQRIIDATMIELDGTENKSRLGANALLGVSLAVAKAAADSAELPLYRYLGGPNAHTLPVPMLNVINGGSHADTNVDIQEFMLLPVGASTFSEGLRWGVETYHALKSLLKKKGLSTGLGDEGGFAPNLDSNRAALDLLMEAIDSAGFTAGKQIALGLDVASSEFFSDGAYTFEGQKVDAAHLTAYFADLVASYPLITIEDPLDEDDWAGYDHFTAELGSKVQIVGDDLFVTNPKRLADGITRGVANSILVKVNQIGTLTETLDAVSLAQRSGYTTVLSHRSGETEDTTIADLAVAVDAGQIKTGAPARSERVAKYNQLLRIEQDLGAAAVYAGRSAFPRFQA; this is encoded by the coding sequence GTGGCAGCCATCGAAGCAGTCAACGCACGCGAGATCCTCGACTCCCGGGGCAACCCGACCGTCGAGGTCGAGGTGCTCCTGGAGGACGGCACGTTCACCCGCGCCGCCGTCCCGTCGGGCGCATCCACCGGCGCATTCGAGGCGTACGAGCTGCGCGACGGCGACGCGGGCCGCTACCTGGGCAAGGGCGTCCAGAAGGCCGTCGCCGCCGTCGTCGACGAGATCGGCCCGGCCATCCAGGACCTCGACGCCGCGGACCAGCGCATCATCGACGCCACGATGATCGAGCTCGACGGCACCGAGAACAAGTCCCGCCTCGGGGCCAACGCGCTCCTCGGCGTCTCCCTCGCGGTCGCGAAGGCCGCGGCCGACTCGGCCGAGCTGCCCCTGTACCGCTACCTCGGCGGCCCGAACGCGCACACGCTGCCCGTCCCCATGCTCAACGTCATCAACGGCGGCTCGCACGCGGACACCAACGTCGACATCCAGGAGTTCATGCTCCTCCCCGTCGGCGCGTCCACCTTCTCCGAGGGCCTGCGCTGGGGCGTCGAGACGTACCACGCGCTCAAGAGCCTGCTGAAGAAGAAGGGCCTCTCCACCGGCCTCGGCGACGAGGGCGGCTTCGCGCCGAACCTCGACAGCAACCGCGCCGCGCTCGACCTGCTCATGGAGGCCATCGACTCCGCGGGCTTCACGGCCGGCAAGCAGATCGCGCTCGGCCTCGACGTCGCGTCGAGCGAGTTCTTCTCCGACGGCGCGTACACGTTCGAGGGCCAGAAGGTGGATGCGGCGCACCTCACCGCGTACTTCGCCGACCTCGTCGCGTCCTACCCCCTCATCACCATCGAGGACCCGCTGGACGAGGACGACTGGGCCGGCTACGACCACTTCACCGCCGAGCTCGGCTCCAAGGTGCAGATCGTCGGCGACGACCTGTTCGTCACGAACCCGAAGCGCCTCGCCGACGGCATCACGCGCGGCGTCGCCAACTCGATCCTGGTGAAGGTCAACCAGATCGGCACGCTCACCGAGACGCTCGACGCGGTCAGCCTCGCCCAGCGCAGCGGCTACACGACGGTGCTCTCGCACCGCTCCGGCGAGACCGAGGACACGACCATCGCCGACCTCGCGGTCGCGGTGGACGCGGGCCAGATCAAGACCGGCGCCCCCGCCCGCAGCGAGCGCGTCGCGAAGTACAACCAGCTCCTCCGCATCGAGCAGGACCTCGGCGCCGCCGCGGTCTACGCCGGCCGCAGCGCCTTCCCGCGCTTCCAGGCCTGA
- a CDS encoding FtsB family cell division protein codes for MARFPGLDTLRARRAPRPRTERVPVALPDGDAPAGNWLRSMRFSGFSVMVLVLLVLTVVVLAPGLRIYLEQRQQLSSLQSAVDAQKGTIAQLQDQRARYDDPAFLKAQVRDRLFYVMPGETSYLVRGLPAATGDAATTTPDGAPISADLQETKQDWVQALLGSALTSALSDTPPDQLQGSVQGGDQ; via the coding sequence ATGGCCCGCTTCCCCGGCCTCGACACCCTCCGCGCCCGACGCGCTCCGCGTCCGCGCACCGAGCGCGTCCCCGTGGCGCTGCCCGACGGCGACGCCCCCGCGGGCAACTGGCTCCGCAGCATGCGCTTCTCCGGCTTCTCGGTGATGGTGCTCGTGCTGCTCGTCCTCACGGTGGTGGTGCTCGCCCCGGGTCTCCGCATCTACCTCGAGCAGCGGCAGCAGCTCAGCAGCCTGCAGAGCGCGGTGGACGCCCAGAAGGGCACCATCGCCCAGCTCCAGGACCAGCGCGCCCGCTACGACGACCCGGCCTTCCTCAAGGCGCAGGTCCGGGATCGCCTCTTCTACGTCATGCCAGGCGAGACGAGCTACCTCGTCCGCGGGCTGCCCGCCGCGACAGGCGACGCCGCCACCACCACGCCGGACGGCGCGCCCATCAGCGCCGACCTGCAGGAGACGAAGCAGGACTGGGTGCAGGCCCTCCTCGGATCCGCTCTCACCAGCGCCCTCAGCGACACCCCGCCCGACCAGCTCCAGGGATCCGTCCAGGGAGGCGACCAGTGA
- a CDS encoding DUF501 domain-containing protein, producing MTRPPFDPPSERDVRVVTAQLGRPARDVVGIAARCVCGNPTVVSTAPRLTDGTPFPTLYYLCHPAATAAISHLEAEHVMAELQDDLAEDEALRDAYAAAHASYLADRESILVVPELAGVSAGGMPVRVKCLHALAGHALAAGPGVNPIGDIALARASWSPDVCECADHDAP from the coding sequence GTGACCCGTCCCCCCTTCGACCCGCCCTCCGAGCGCGACGTGCGCGTCGTCACCGCCCAGCTCGGCCGCCCCGCGCGCGACGTCGTCGGCATCGCCGCCCGCTGCGTCTGCGGCAACCCCACCGTCGTGAGCACCGCCCCGCGCCTCACCGACGGCACGCCGTTCCCCACGCTGTACTACCTGTGCCACCCCGCGGCCACCGCCGCCATCTCGCACCTCGAGGCCGAGCACGTCATGGCCGAGCTGCAGGACGACCTCGCGGAGGACGAGGCGCTGCGCGACGCGTACGCGGCCGCCCACGCCTCCTACCTCGCCGACCGCGAGTCGATCCTCGTGGTGCCCGAGCTCGCGGGCGTCTCCGCGGGCGGGATGCCCGTGCGCGTCAAGTGCCTGCACGCCCTCGCGGGCCACGCGCTCGCGGCCGGTCCCGGCGTGAACCCCATCGGCGACATCGCGCTGGCCCGGGCCTCCTGGTCGCCGGACGTCTGCGAGTGCGCCGACCACGACGCGCCATGA